From Flavipsychrobacter sp., a single genomic window includes:
- a CDS encoding exopolyphosphatase yields the protein MILAAIDIGSNAVRLLINDVTVYEDGKADFTKLTLLRIPLRLGFDVFKNGVIAKKKKQKLIDTIKIYKLLMDVYEVEDYRACATSAMRDASNGFDIIKEIKKETGIDIKLITGHEEADIIYETHIAENLNEDSSYLYIDVGGGSTEVTLFSKNQTIFKESFNIGTIRLINDAVTEEQWNHVKQFIKKETKNYRPLKAIGSGGNINKTFSISKTKEGRALSIQLLKDYYKELSMYSLEERKHVYNLRADRADVIVPALNIYISIMRWAGADRIFVPKIGLADGLIKMMYQEYLEGEQK from the coding sequence TTGATATTAGCTGCTATAGACATAGGTTCTAATGCTGTAAGACTACTAATAAATGATGTTACTGTCTACGAAGATGGGAAAGCGGATTTTACCAAACTTACTCTTTTACGTATCCCTTTACGTTTAGGTTTTGATGTTTTTAAAAACGGCGTTATAGCTAAAAAGAAAAAACAAAAATTAATAGACACTATTAAGATCTACAAACTATTGATGGATGTATATGAAGTAGAAGACTATAGAGCCTGCGCTACTTCGGCCATGCGCGATGCCTCCAACGGATTCGATATTATAAAAGAAATAAAAAAAGAAACCGGCATTGACATAAAGCTCATCACAGGGCATGAGGAAGCTGATATCATTTATGAAACACATATTGCCGAAAACTTAAACGAGGATTCTTCCTACTTGTATATAGATGTTGGAGGAGGTAGTACAGAGGTAACACTCTTCTCTAAGAACCAAACCATTTTTAAAGAATCATTCAACATTGGTACCATTAGACTGATCAACGACGCGGTTACCGAGGAGCAATGGAATCATGTAAAGCAGTTCATAAAAAAAGAAACCAAAAACTATCGACCACTTAAAGCAATTGGTAGTGGTGGCAATATAAATAAGACCTTCTCTATATCTAAAACCAAGGAAGGCCGTGCATTATCTATACAGTTATTAAAAGACTACTATAAAGAACTAAGCATGTATAGCCTTGAGGAAAGGAAACATGTATACAACCTTAGGGCAGACAGAGCAGATGTTATAGTGCCTGCTTTGAACATTTATATCTCAATAATGAGATGGGCAGGTGCTGATAGAATATTTGTACCCAAAATAGGGCTAGCTGATGGATTAATTAAAATGATGTACCAAGAGTACTTAGAAGGGGAGCAAAAATAA
- a CDS encoding T9SS type A sorting domain-containing protein encodes MKKVLLSITILISMLSATAQTFSGAGMESWRSLSVGFPSTQVTLPDHWFGTDSLIYTVAPFLTIPTSSLTKQMVKSSSAHSGSFAAEVTSKNQGTTLGVIPGILTNARPGIDIAKFDPNNPISSINYVGGTSISSRIGYVSAWLKYAPQGGDKAQIIITAVLAGQGLGGADSIVGSADTIIASQVSAYTKYEVKINYIDPNVVPDKLLVLFLSSTSVTATVPVDGSKLTVDDVEAGIHSSGIHFPLLNNEVVSCYPNPATEVVNINTTINQPLIWELYNMSGQKVKQVNFTKNTTVNVKELPSGMYFYSITSNDGALVYTGKLSVDK; translated from the coding sequence ATGAAAAAAGTTTTACTATCGATCACCATCTTAATAAGTATGCTGTCAGCTACTGCACAAACATTTTCGGGCGCAGGGATGGAGAGTTGGCGTTCTCTTTCTGTTGGTTTCCCAAGCACACAGGTTACGTTGCCTGATCATTGGTTTGGTACTGATTCTTTAATATATACAGTAGCTCCTTTTCTAACCATTCCAACGTCTAGCCTTACCAAGCAAATGGTAAAATCTAGTAGCGCGCACTCTGGCTCTTTTGCGGCAGAGGTAACCAGTAAGAATCAGGGCACGACACTAGGAGTAATACCAGGTATATTAACCAATGCAAGACCAGGAATAGACATTGCTAAATTTGACCCCAATAACCCAATATCCAGCATAAACTATGTAGGGGGAACATCAATAAGCTCAAGAATAGGTTATGTTAGCGCCTGGCTTAAATATGCACCTCAAGGAGGAGATAAAGCACAGATAATCATAACAGCTGTGCTGGCAGGGCAAGGATTAGGAGGGGCAGACTCGATAGTAGGAAGTGCAGATACGATCATTGCTAGTCAAGTATCTGCTTATACGAAATACGAAGTAAAGATTAATTACATAGACCCAAACGTTGTTCCGGATAAACTGTTAGTGCTGTTTTTAAGTAGTACTAGTGTTACGGCTACAGTACCTGTGGACGGTAGCAAGCTAACTGTTGATGATGTAGAAGCAGGTATTCATTCTTCGGGAATACACTTCCCTTTATTGAATAATGAAGTTGTAAGCTGTTATCCTAACCCTGCTACAGAAGTGGTGAATATCAATACCACAATAAATCAACCGTTGATATGGGAGCTTTATAATATGAGTGGTCAGAAAGTGAAGCAGGTAAATTTTACGAAAAATACTACGGTTAATGTGAAAGAATTACCATCAGGCATGTATTTCTACAGTATTACGTCAAACGATGGTGCTCTAGTTTATACAGGTAAATTGTCAGTTGATAAATAA
- a CDS encoding co-chaperone GroES, whose product MANNVKITPLHDRVIVEAAAAEETTASGIIIPDTAKEKPQKGTVIAAGPGKKDEPMTVKVGDTVLYGKYAGTEISLEGRDYLIMRESDILAIV is encoded by the coding sequence ATGGCAAACAACGTTAAAATTACTCCACTACATGACAGAGTGATAGTTGAAGCAGCTGCAGCTGAAGAAACTACTGCAAGCGGTATCATCATTCCTGATACTGCAAAAGAAAAACCACAAAAAGGTACTGTTATAGCAGCTGGTCCTGGCAAAAAAGATGAGCCAATGACTGTAAAAGTTGGAGATACTGTATTGTATGGTAAATATGCAGGTACAGAGATATCATTGGAAGGACGCGACTATCTTATCATGCGCGAAAGCGATATTCTAGCTATTGTCTAA